In Haloarcula limicola, the genomic stretch GACGTCCCTCAGCACTCGGTCGCCGTCGACGTAGACGTCGACGTCCGGAGCGTCGGGGGACGCGTGGACGACCCGGACGAGGGCGTCCTCGTCGTCGTAATCGTCATCGTCGTCATCGTCGTGGGCGCTCGCGACGCCCGCGATGGCGGATGCGGTTCCGGTCGCAGCGATACCTCGCAACACGTCTCGTCGATCTGGTGTCATATGGAATACACCGTCAGAAAGAGAGGATTACCGACACATGAACGATTTCCAGATTCCTACCGGGAACGGACACGACTCACGCACGAGTCGGACACGAGTCGTCCCGGAGTCGGACACGAGTGAGACACGAATCGGCCACCAGTCACACCGGCGGTAGACACGACTTATCCACGAATCGGTACCTTCTCGCCCAATTACACCGCTTCGAGCGCGTCGAGGAGGTTGCACTTCCGACACAGGTCCCGAGCGGTCGGCGCGCCGCAACTGTCGCACTCGCCGAACTCGGCGTCGGCGTCGTCGCCGCCGTAGGCGTCGGCCGCCAGCGCCGCGAGTTTCTCGTAGCCGGCCATAATCGAGTGTCGCGTGCCGGGGTGGTTCTCCTCGAGGCCGAGCATCAACTGCTGGACCTCTCCCCGATAGGCCTCCTCGGCGTGGGGACACTCGGTGATGTGGGCCGGCAGGTCCCGGAAGCGGGCGTAGAGCGCGATCTCTTTCTCGGGAACGTCCCGAAGCGGTTTCGCTCGCGGGACGTGGTGCTCCTGTTTCTCGCGCGTTCGCTCGGTCGGCGCGTCGCCGTCGGACCCCGTCTCGAACGGTCCGAGCGAGGCGTCGAAGTGCTGGGCCATCTGCTCGACGTCCCCTTCGAAGAAGTTCATCAGCGCCGTCTCGGCCTCGTCGTCTAAGTTGTGGCCCGTCAGCAGTTTGTCCGCGCCCAGTTCCTCGGCGTACCGCGAGAGCACGTCCCGGCGGAAGACCCCGCAGTACGCGCAGGCGGCCATCCCCTCCGGGTCCTTCTCGACGACGTCGTCCATCCGGACATCGAACTCCTCGGCGTAGGAGACGACTTCGTGGCGGATACCCAGGTCCTCGGTCAGTTCCTCGCAGGCCTCCAGGCTCTTATCGCGGTAGCCCTCGATCCCCTCGTGAATCGACAGGGCGACGAGTTCGATGCGCGGGTCGCGCTCGAAGACGTCGTGGAGGATCGACGTGAGGACGACGCTGTCTTTCCCGCCCGAGAGCCCGATGACCCACGTGTCCGGGTCCTCGGGGGTGGCGTCGTCCGGGACGAGGCCGTCCTCGCGCACCCGCCGCCGGAGCCGCTTCTCGACGGTCCGGCAGAGGTGGTCCTCACAGAGGTGGAGCCCCGAGTACGCCGCGTGCAACACCGCGTGATCCCCGCACTTGTCACACTCCATCGTCTCCGCTTTCGTGCGAGCGGTGGTGAGGGTTTCGTCTCGGTTCAGGTTCGGTCGTCGTGGCCCACGAGGACACGGACGGTCGAGAGCGGCTCTACGAGAGCGCGCCCGGGCCGCGTTCGAGGGCGTCGAGCACAGTGTCGATATGGCGGTCCCGAGCACTCGAACTGAACAACTCGTGACCGCCGTCGTACAGGCGGATGCGGTCGGCGGGCAGGCGCTCGCCGATGGCTCTCGGATCCACTATCTTGTCCGTGAGACTGCAGAATGCGACGGCGTTCTCGCGGGCCGGCGGGAGAGAGGCGTGCGCCCGGCGGGTCGTTCGCAGGAACGCGGGCGAGGCCGCGTCCGGCCCGTCGCGTATCTGTTCCTCGGTGGCGAGGTCGCCGATGGCCTCGCGTTCGAGCGTCCCAGTGGGGAGGAACGGTTCGGTGACGGGCAGCCGTGAGAGCGCCTCGACGACCGCCTTCGGGAACGGGAGGTCGTCGCCCCACCACGGACTGAGGTAGACGCGGTTCGTGACGCCGTCGACGTCGAGGTGAGCCGTCGTCAGCCCACCGGCGCTGTGGGCGAGAATCGGGAAGTCGTCGAGGTCGGCGGCGTACTCTCTGACCGGTGCGACCCACTCGCGCCGGACGTCGGTGATGTGCGTCGGCAGTTCGACGGCGTGGACGCGATAGCGCTCGGCCAATCGGTCGACGAGCCATCGAACGTTCTCGTGACGGCAGCGGTTGCCCCATCCGAGGACGAGCAGGCAGTCTCGCTCCGCTCCGTCGTCATAGACGCGAACCTGCATGGCCGGGCCTTCGACGGCCCCCTGTAAAAGGCCGTGGCCGGCAGAGCGTCAGCGATTTGCCCGCTCGCCCGCTACGGACGATCAATGAGCATGGACCGCGCGGCGGCCGTTTCCCGGGTCGAGGACGTCGTCGCCACCGTCGAGGCGGAGACGATGCCGGTCCCAGTCCGAGAGGTCTGGGTGTACGGCGACGTGGCGCTGGGACTGGACCCCATCGAGCGCCTCGATATCTACGTCACCAAGGACATCCTGTTCAAGGACGCCCCCGAGCGGAGCGAGGAGTTCGAGCGGAGCCACGGCGTCGACGGCGTCGGCAAGACGGTCCGGGCCGAGTGGGCCGACGAGTACCCCGAGTACCTGCGCGCCAACGCCAGCGGCCACGCCGCCCCCGAGAAGTGTCTGGCCGCACACCTCTTGCCCGATGACGGCGACGCGCCGATTCACCTGGAGGTCTGTAACGCCTCTTTCGACGACAACGTCACCCAGCGGCTACAGGGAGCGATGGCCCGCGACGACTACGAGCAGATCCTGGACCCCCGCGGCGCGTGCCTGTGGGTGGACGGACAACGTTCCGAGGAGGCCTTCGAGAAGCTCCGCGACGGCGACTTCGTCCTGCCGACGCTGTCGGGCGCGCTGGAGATGCTCGGGATGGACGACGGGGAAGCCGGCGAGGCCGCCGACGCCGTTCGGGCCTACCGCGAGCGTCAGGAGGGCGCGACGGTCCGCGGCGACGTGGTGTGATGGTATAAATTATCCTACACTAACAGACATACGTCGGGAGTCGAGAGTGTAAGCTAGCAGCCATGATCGATCCGATCCCGCGCCGGATGACCGCCGACGTCGACGACGATTTCGTGGTGTTTCGCATCGGCATCCGCCTCAACAAGCTCTGGAAGGTCCACGAGTGGCTCCCGGTCTTCCTCGCGATGCCCCGGATGTTGCGGGAACTCGACGCCGACCCCGACAGCGGGCTGCTCGGGTACCGGACCAGTTTCGGCATCAGGAATCACACTCTGACGCAGTTCTGGCGGTCCTTCGAGGAATTACACGCGTACGCCCACGACGCCGACCGAGAGCACGTACCGGCCTGGGAACGGTTCGTCCAGAGGGTTAGCGAAGGCGGCGACGTGGGTATCTGGCACGAGACCTACCGCGTTCGAGCCGGCGACCACGAGTCCGTCTACGTCAACATGCCGCCGTTCGGACTGGGAGCCGCGACCGGTCTCGTCCCGGCGACGGGCGCTCGGGCGACCGCGTCGGAGCGGCTCGGGCGGACCGGCGACGGAGCGACGGCCGACGAGGACGGAACCGACGCCTGATCGACGACCAAGCGCTTTTGTCGAGCCGCGCGTACACCGACCGATGGCGCAACTGGTCTCCCTCGCCGTCCGAACCCTCCACGTCCTCACCGTCGCGGTGCTGGTCGGCAGCACCGTCGCGCTCTGGTACGGCTACCGAACCGCCGCGGTGACCGATCTCGCCGCCGCTAGACGGTACGAGTGGCTGTTCTGGGGCGCGCTCGGCGTCCTCGTCCTCACCGGCGTCGGCAACCTCGGCGCGCTGGGCGTGCCCGGACCGACGACCGACTGGGGCCGGACGCTGCTCGCGAAACTCCTCGCGGTACTGGGCGTCGTTCTCGGGTCGGCGATCAGAACGCTCGTCGTCGTCCGGGCGGGCGAACGGAACGGCTCCGGAGCCGATACCATGAATATGGCCCTCCGCGGAACGCTCGGCCGATCCTACGGCGTGACGGCCGGCGCGCTCCTCGCGCTGGTCGTCCTCGCGGAGGTGCTGGCACATGGCTGAGTCGGCCACCGACGGCCGGCGACTCGACCTCCTCCCGTGGGCGCTCGGCACCGTCGACGTCGTCGCGTTCGCCCTCGTCGGCGTCGTCGCCGCCCACGCGGCGGGCGCTCTCGGGGGTTTCCTGCGGGGCCTGAACACGCTCGCAGGCGTCGCCGTCTTCCTGTATCTCTGGGCGATATTCGTCCTCGCCGCGCGCTGGGTGCTCTCGGCGGCGTCGCTCGCCGACGACTCGCTACGGTCGCTCGCACTGCGGGGCGTCGCGGTCGGCGGGGTCGGCGGTACCGCGTTTCTGCTCGGCATCCTCGCGGTCACCGCCGTCCCGCAGTTGCTCGTGAGCCAGCCGGTCTCGGCGCTACTGGTCGTCCTCATCGGAATCGTCGTCGCCGCGCCGGTCGGTGCCCTCGTGGGACTCGTCCTCGGCGGTCTCGATATCGCCCTCTACCGAGCCGCCGGCTACCTGCTCCCCGAGGAACCCAGTCGAGAGACGGCCGACGCGCCGCCGACTACACCCGACCGACGGTGACGAAGAACGGGACCGTCTCGCGGCGCTCGTAGTCGTCGGTCTGCATCTGGGATATCACGTCTCGTCCCATCTCCCGCCAGCGCTCGCGCAGCGCGTCGTACTCCTCCGGCGTGGTCTCGCCGGCGAGGATCGTCTCCCGGTCGCTCGCCAGCCCCTCGCCGGTGGCCTTCCGCCGGGCGGCCCGCACCGCCGCTTCGCCGTAGGGCGGTTCGACGGTCCGCTCCTGGTCGTACCGGCGCGTCGAGACCACGTCGAGACCCGCCGCCTCGAACACCTCGGCGGCGTCGGCCCCCAGCGTCACGTCGGTTCGGACGCCGTCCAAGAAGTAGCGCCGCGCTCGCCGAGCCAGAACGGGTTCCCGGTCGACGGTCGAATCGACGGTGACCGCGCCGTTGTTCGGTTCGACCGCGGCGACCCGGTCGCTCGCGACGCGGGCGAACTCCCGAACCGCCGCCTCGGGGTCGGGGAGGTTGATGAGCAGCGCCTGACAGACCACGAGGTCGAACGAATCGTCGGCGAAGGGGAGCCGCGTCGCGTCGCCGCGGACGGCTGGGCCGTCCACTCCGGCGAGCAGTTCGGCGTCGGCGTCGAGCCCGACGACCGTCCCGCCCGACTCCTCGCGGAGAACTCGCGTCAGCTCGCCGGTGCCACAGCCGACGTCGAGGACGCGCTCGCACTCCCCGAGGGCGAGGTCCGACAGCGCCGCTCGGGAATCGTCCCACATCCCGGTCCGGGTCGCGTCGAGGTAGTCGGCTGAGAACTCGCGCACTGTCGGAGAGAGACGGGTCGGCGGCAAAAAGTTCGCGATTAGCGCGCCGTGAGGATTATCGCCTTCGTGAAAACCTATTCGTCGCGCAGTTCCCGCACTCGCTCGATATTCCACGCGAAGCCCTTGCCGTTCTCGGTCGGCGTCTCCAAGACGAACGGCACGTCCGCCACGGCGTCGTGGTTGACGAAGGCGCGCATGCCGGCCTCGCCGATCTCGCCCTCGCCGACGTGGGCGTGTTCGTCCTTGTTCGTCCCACAGGCGTGTTTCGAGTCGTTGAGGTGGACGCAGGCCAGCCGGTCCAGCCCGACCACGTCGTCGAACTCGGCGACGGTCTCCTCGACCCCCTCCGGGGAGGAGATGTCGTAGCCCGCGGCGAACGCGTGGGCGGTATCCAGACAGAACTCGATGTCCTGGTCGGTCCGCTCGCCCACCGTCGCCAGGTGCTCGAAGTCGCCGCCGAGCTTCGTCCCGCTCCCGGCGTCCGATTCGACGAGGACGGTGACGCCGTCGGGGATCGCCAGGTCGTCAAGCACGCTCGCGGCGTTGTCGAGACCGCCGTCGACACCCGCGCCGGTGTGTGCGCCCAGGTGGACGTTGACGTACTCGATGCCGAGTTTCGCGGCCGCCTCGACCTCCTTCTGCATGGAGTCGCGGGACTTCTCGCGGAGGTCCGCCTTCGGCGTACAGAGGTTCACGAGGTACGACGAGTGGATGACCCACGGGCCGACGCCGTTGTCCTCGCTCAGCTCTCGGAACCGCTCGGCCTCCTCGTCGTCGATATTCGGGTCCTGCCAGACCTGCGGCGAGTGAGAGAAGATCTGCCCGCAGTTGCCCTCGTACTCGACTTGCTCCGTAACGGCGTTGTACGCACCGCCCGCGATGGAGGTGTGTGCACCGACTCTGACCATGGTTCCGGTCGGCGACGACACGACAAAGAGATTCCGAACTGTCCGTCGAACCGACACGCGCTACGGCGAGCGGCGAACCCAGGCCTCGGTATCGTATTTCGACTCCGCGCGCTCGCGCGCACGCGAGCGCTCCTCGTCGGTCCACTCGCTTTCCTCGGCGTCCACCCATTCGGCCAGCGTCTCTTTTAGCGTCTCTACGGCCGTCTCCCGCTCGATATCTGCGTATTCGTCGATGGCACCCACTCGCTCGCGGAACGCGTCGATGTCGATATCGCCGGAGAAACAGCCGCAGTGGCGCTCGGGTCGCAGCGAGAACGACAGCGACCCGTGCTGGACGACGGCGTCTCGCTGTCGGTACTGGGCGTTCCCGCCGAGTTTGCGGCCGTCCGAGCCGACGATGTCGTGAGCGGGGTGGAGTTCGCGGAGGTAGCAGGCCGGTCGGTGGACGGCCTCGCGTTCGCCGGCGACGAACTTCGCGTCCACGCCCATATCCTCGAAGGCATCGAGAATCGGCTCGCAGAACAGTTCGTAACACTCCATCAGGTCGCCCGGGACGGCGTCGGCCGGTGCGACGATGCCGTACGAGATGTCCGCGACCGAGTCGTGATAGATGGCGCCGCCGCCAGTCGGCCGCCGCGTGACCCCGATCCCCTCGCGCTCGCAGTACTCCCAGTCGACGCTGTCGGGGTCCTGTCGATACCCGAGCGAGAGCGTATCGGGCCACGTGTAAACCCGGACGGTGGCGGGACCGCCGTCGGCGACCGTCTCGGCCGCTACCTCCTCGAACGCCATCGTCAGCGGGCCGTCGTGTCGCTCCTCGCCGACGACGCGCCAGTCTAGGTCCGCGAGTGTCATCGGCGACGGTAGGTGATGGGATGTGTTAGACGTTGCGGGCCGGGGAAGGGAACCGACTCGGCTCCTTCGGTATTCCTTCAGACCGGACCGCTGTACTCCGCGACGGCGCGTTCCATCACGCGGGCCTCCGCTTTCCGGAGGTGTTCGGCGGCCGTCCCCGGCGCGCAGTCGAGTCGCTCGGCGACGTCTTCGGTGGTTCCGCTCCGCGGATCGCCGTAGTAGCCGCAGTCGACGGCGGCGGCGACGGCCTCGAACTGCCGGTCGGTCAGCGTCGCCGCCGTCTCGAAGCGGCGACTGTCGTACTCACTGACCTCGCGGACGTCGGCCGAGATACCGTCCGGGACGGCCTCGATAGCCCGCTGGACGGTCCCGCCGGGACCGACGAGCGCGAGGCGGATGGTCCCGTCGTCGCGGTACGCGATGGGCGAGACGACCACGAGCCCCGCTCTGACGAGCGCGTCGACGAGCTCGTGGTCCTGCTCGGACGGGTTGCCGCGCACGTAGAGGTAGAACGTCTCGTCGGGGCACGTCGAGATGGCGTACTCGACGACGTTCTCGGCGCGTTCCAGCGCCTCGCGGTAGGGTTCGACCGGGTGGCCGTCGACGTGAAAGAGGAGCGTCTGTACGTCCTCGCCGAGCTGGTTACCCCGGACGAGGTAGCTGGCGTCGAAGCCGTCGTGCTCGACGACGAACTGGTGCATCGGATGGCGCAGGGCCGGCGCCATCGAGAGGGAGAGCCTGACGTACTTCATGTCGGTAGTTCGGACACTTGGTATAAAGGCACCTCGCAACAGAGGCAGCAATTCGAGGGGGGACCCGGCCGACGGGTCTCGTATGTCACGGACAGTCGGGGTCACAGAGCGCGACGCGCACGCAGACCTCGTCGAACCGATACGCGAGTACGTCACCGCCGAGGAGACCCACGAGAACGCGCCGGCGGTCGTCGTTCGCGCCGACGAGGTACAAGCGGT encodes the following:
- a CDS encoding DUF4188 domain-containing protein, with the protein product MIDPIPRRMTADVDDDFVVFRIGIRLNKLWKVHEWLPVFLAMPRMLRELDADPDSGLLGYRTSFGIRNHTLTQFWRSFEELHAYAHDADREHVPAWERFVQRVSEGGDVGIWHETYRVRAGDHESVYVNMPPFGLGAATGLVPATGARATASERLGRTGDGATADEDGTDA
- the ncsA gene encoding tRNA 2-thiolation protein NcsA, which translates into the protein MECDKCGDHAVLHAAYSGLHLCEDHLCRTVEKRLRRRVREDGLVPDDATPEDPDTWVIGLSGGKDSVVLTSILHDVFERDPRIELVALSIHEGIEGYRDKSLEACEELTEDLGIRHEVVSYAEEFDVRMDDVVEKDPEGMAACAYCGVFRRDVLSRYAEELGADKLLTGHNLDDEAETALMNFFEGDVEQMAQHFDASLGPFETGSDGDAPTERTREKQEHHVPRAKPLRDVPEKEIALYARFRDLPAHITECPHAEEAYRGEVQQLMLGLEENHPGTRHSIMAGYEKLAALAADAYGGDDADAEFGECDSCGAPTARDLCRKCNLLDALEAV
- a CDS encoding lipoate--protein ligase family protein, producing MTLADLDWRVVGEERHDGPLTMAFEEVAAETVADGGPATVRVYTWPDTLSLGYRQDPDSVDWEYCEREGIGVTRRPTGGGAIYHDSVADISYGIVAPADAVPGDLMECYELFCEPILDAFEDMGVDAKFVAGEREAVHRPACYLRELHPAHDIVGSDGRKLGGNAQYRQRDAVVQHGSLSFSLRPERHCGCFSGDIDIDAFRERVGAIDEYADIERETAVETLKETLAEWVDAEESEWTDEERSRARERAESKYDTEAWVRRSP
- a CDS encoding CopD family protein, whose amino-acid sequence is MAQLVSLAVRTLHVLTVAVLVGSTVALWYGYRTAAVTDLAAARRYEWLFWGALGVLVLTGVGNLGALGVPGPTTDWGRTLLAKLLAVLGVVLGSAIRTLVVVRAGERNGSGADTMNMALRGTLGRSYGVTAGALLALVVLAEVLAHG
- a CDS encoding class I SAM-dependent methyltransferase, whose amino-acid sequence is MWDDSRAALSDLALGECERVLDVGCGTGELTRVLREESGGTVVGLDADAELLAGVDGPAVRGDATRLPFADDSFDLVVCQALLINLPDPEAAVREFARVASDRVAAVEPNNGAVTVDSTVDREPVLARRARRYFLDGVRTDVTLGADAAEVFEAAGLDVVSTRRYDQERTVEPPYGEAAVRAARRKATGEGLASDRETILAGETTPEEYDALRERWREMGRDVISQMQTDDYERRETVPFFVTVGRV
- a CDS encoding DUF7095 family protein, coding for MDRAAAVSRVEDVVATVEAETMPVPVREVWVYGDVALGLDPIERLDIYVTKDILFKDAPERSEEFERSHGVDGVGKTVRAEWADEYPEYLRANASGHAAPEKCLAAHLLPDDGDAPIHLEVCNASFDDNVTQRLQGAMARDDYEQILDPRGACLWVDGQRSEEAFEKLRDGDFVLPTLSGALEMLGMDDGEAGEAADAVRAYRERQEGATVRGDVV
- a CDS encoding helix-turn-helix domain-containing protein yields the protein MKYVRLSLSMAPALRHPMHQFVVEHDGFDASYLVRGNQLGEDVQTLLFHVDGHPVEPYREALERAENVVEYAISTCPDETFYLYVRGNPSEQDHELVDALVRAGLVVVSPIAYRDDGTIRLALVGPGGTVQRAIEAVPDGISADVREVSEYDSRRFETAATLTDRQFEAVAAAVDCGYYGDPRSGTTEDVAERLDCAPGTAAEHLRKAEARVMERAVAEYSGPV
- a CDS encoding deoxyribonuclease IV yields the protein MVRVGAHTSIAGGAYNAVTEQVEYEGNCGQIFSHSPQVWQDPNIDDEEAERFRELSEDNGVGPWVIHSSYLVNLCTPKADLREKSRDSMQKEVEAAAKLGIEYVNVHLGAHTGAGVDGGLDNAASVLDDLAIPDGVTVLVESDAGSGTKLGGDFEHLATVGERTDQDIEFCLDTAHAFAAGYDISSPEGVEETVAEFDDVVGLDRLACVHLNDSKHACGTNKDEHAHVGEGEIGEAGMRAFVNHDAVADVPFVLETPTENGKGFAWNIERVRELRDE
- a CDS encoding alpha/beta hydrolase, producing the protein MQVRVYDDGAERDCLLVLGWGNRCRHENVRWLVDRLAERYRVHAVELPTHITDVRREWVAPVREYAADLDDFPILAHSAGGLTTAHLDVDGVTNRVYLSPWWGDDLPFPKAVVEALSRLPVTEPFLPTGTLEREAIGDLATEEQIRDGPDAASPAFLRTTRRAHASLPPARENAVAFCSLTDKIVDPRAIGERLPADRIRLYDGGHELFSSSARDRHIDTVLDALERGPGALS